The following are encoded together in the Lactuca sativa cultivar Salinas chromosome 1, Lsat_Salinas_v11, whole genome shotgun sequence genome:
- the LOC111875993 gene encoding uncharacterized protein LOC111875993, whose amino-acid sequence MIEEEEEMELKKIEEKSKTPSKQVPIEAKVTPPPFPSRLSKSKREKEDNEIMEMFRKVEVNIPLIDAIKQVPRYAKFLKELFTSKKKLKGNETVKVGENVSAVLQKRLPQKCKDPGVFTVPCKLGNLHVPRAMLDLGASINVFPYSIFKTLNIGILKKTGVIIQLADRSLVHPKGVLEDVLVQVNELVFPADFYVLEMDDDDSPNLSSILLGRYFLKTVRTKIDVYDGTLSMEFDGEVINFNIYDVMRYPSDISSLNFVDAIEPLTEECFDLSNLDVLALILDRNLHKERLEKPANQFTIDKEITEVVSCMDEKKKMRFDVPKLKIPMSNEKLVPSIVQAPKLELKTLPEHLKYAYLGDKETLPVIISTKL is encoded by the coding sequence atgattgaagaagaagaagagatggaGCTAAAGAAAATAGAAGAGAAGTCAAAAACACCTTCAAAGCAAGTTCCTATTGAAGCAAAAGTCACTCCTCCCCCATTTCCTTCAAGGTTAAGCAAGTCAAAGCGAGAGAAGGAAGACAATGAAATCATGGAGATGTTCAGGAAGGTTGAGGTAAATATTCCTCTTATTGATGCCATCAAACAAGTCCCTAGGTATGCTAAGTTCCTTAAGGAATTATTTACATCCAAGAAAAAGTTGAAAGGGAATGAAACTGTTAAAGTAGGAGAAAATGTGTCTGCAGTGTTACAGAAAAGACTACCTCAAAAATGTAAGGATCCGGGTGTATTCACGGTTCCTTGCAAATTAGGTAATCTTCATGTTCCACGAGCTATGCTAGACCTTGGAGCTTCTATCAATGtttttccatattccatttttaaaactttaaatatTGGCATATTGAAGAAGACTGGGGTAATCATTCAATTGGCTGATAGATCTTTAGTACATCCCAAAGGTGTGCTAGAAGATGTGTTAGTCCAAGTGAATGAATTAGTGTTTCCAGCAGATTTTTATGTCCTTGAAATGGATGATGATGACTCACCAAATTTGAGTTCAATTCTCCTAGGAAGATACTTTTTGAAAACAGTCAGgacaaaaattgatgtttatgatGGTACATTGTCCATGGAATTTGATGGGGAGGTGATAAATTTCAATATCTATGATGTTATGAGATATCCAAGTGATATTTCATCTTTGAATTTTGTGGATGCCATTGAACCATTAACAGAGGAGTGTTTTGATTTGTCTAATCTTGATGTGTTAGCTCTCATTTTAGACAGGAATCTTCACAAGGAAAGATTGGAAAAACCTGCCAATCAATTTAcaattgataaagagattacggAGGTTGTGTCTTGCatggatgagaagaagaaaatgAGGTTTGATGTTCCAAAGCTGAAAATACCAATGTCTAATGAGAAACTTGTTCCTTCTATTGTGCAGGCACCGAAATTAGAGCTCAAAACTTTACCCGAACATCTCAAGTACGCATATCTTGGAGACAAAGAAACTTTGCCAGTGATCATCTCCACCAAGTTGTAA
- the LOC111875994 gene encoding uncharacterized protein LOC111875994: protein MPRSFRTGTPLPVDLEIEKSAKQRRKQARLLEKQQQSGVSSSNPSTPSSPTSKSTTSSSSPLPESETFIPTPTMGDNHCQHPPHPPPEQTFRQWATQDVTQQPLCINYPAAINFELKSGLIHLLPSFCGLENEDPHKFLKEFHVVCVGMKPHEVTEDQIKLRSFPFALQDSAKEWLYDLPPGSVTTWNELARMFLDKYFPKMRASALRREIIGIKQQKREALHTYWERFKKLCSRCPKHGIIEYQLLQYFCEGMSSWDRRLLNASSGGSIANKTPTNFRILIKNMAEESKHTVQEVEWYSNAPRGVKEIYSPKIESQLSKLTKVVMMLAKDKGVQPPTVRPCGICTQVGHPIDMCPMLQEDVEPVQAMGFSSQQQGNFQPRSNPNWHQPNANF, encoded by the coding sequence atgccaagATCTTTTCGCACAGGTACACCTTTACCAGTTGATTTGGAGATAGAGAAATCTGCTAAACAAAGAAGGAAGCAAGCCAGACTTTTAGAGAAACAACAACAATCTGGAGTTTCTTCATCAAATCCATCAACCCCATCTTCGCCAACATCCAAAAGTAccacctcatcatcttcacctTTACCCGAATCTGAAACCTTTATCCCTACTCCTACCATGGGAGACAACCATTGCCAACATCCTCCACATCCACCACCTGAACAAACCTTTAGACAATGGGCCACTCAAGATGTCACCCAACAACCTTTGTGCATAAATTACCCTGCAGCAATCAACTTTGAACTCAAGTCTGGACTCATCCATTTGTTACCCTCATTCTGTGGTCTTGAGAATGAAGACCCAcataaattccttaaggaatttcatGTTGTCTGTGTAGGTATGAAGCCACATGAAGTTACAGAAGATCAAATCAAGTTAAGGTCATTCCCCTTTGCGTTACAAGATTCAGCCAAGGAGTGGTTATATGATTTACCACCGGGGTCAGTCACAACATGGAATGAACTTGCAAGGATGTTTCTGGATAAATATTTTCCAAAAATGAGAGCTTCAGCTTTACGCAGAGAGATAATTGGTATCAAGCAACAAAAGAGAGAAGCCTTGCATACTTATTGGGAACGGTTCAAGAAATTGTGTTCAAGATGTCCAAAACATGGGATTATAGAATATCAGTTGTTGCAGTATTTTTGTGAAGGAATGTCATCTTGGGATAGGAGATTACTCAATGCATCAAGTGGTGGATCTATAGCCAATAAGACTCCAACAAATTTCAGAATTCTTATCAAGAACATGGCAGAAGAGTCCAAGCATACAGTCCAAGAAGTAGAATGGTACAGTAATGCACCAAGAGGAGTGAAAGAaatttatagcccaaaaattgAAAGTCAACTTTCTAAGTTGACTAAAGTAGTGATGATGCTTGCAAAGGACAAGGGCGTGCAACCACCAACAGTTAGACCTTGTGGTATTTGTACACAAGTTGGACATCCCATTGATATGTGCCCAATGTTACAAGAAGATGTAGAGCCAGTTCAAGCTATGGGATTTTCAAGTCAACAACAAGGAAACTTCCAGCCAAGAAGCAATCCAAATTGGCATCAACCTAATGCCAATTTTTAG